The Caproicibacterium amylolyticum genome includes the window TGCAGATGCAACGCATTCTTCTCTTCGGAATGCAGCACCCAATTCTGATAAAACCAATGCTGCGGTCCCTCTGGGTTGCAGTTGAACCAATACTTTGAGCCATTCACAGAGCAGCGGGCAAGCGCCTGATTCACGAACGACTCAGGCATTAGAGCCACTTCATCCAACAGCACGCCCGCCAACGTAATGCCCTGTATGAGCTGATAGCTGGATTCATCCTTGCCGCCAAAGATATAGAAACAATTACTTTTGCTGCCGCGTGACACCGTCAGAACGTGATTTGCAAAATGCAGTTTGAAGTTTTGCTGCAAATATCGGACACCCATAAGTGGCCGAATGATGTTGCGCTCTGCTGAAACAACCGTTTTTCCGCAAATGCCAAAGTTCTGGCCGTTGAAGTTTCCCATTGCCCACAGCACAAACGATAATGACATAACGCAAGTCTTACCAGCACGGACGGCGCCATCACAAATTAATGCTGAATATTTGGAGTAGGGGAAAGTGAGTATTTGACGTTGCTTTTCTGAAAAACTCATTTTTTCTCAAGCTCCTCTTTGAGCGATTTTGTAAGCGGGTCGTCTTCAACGGTAACAGTAGACTGCTGCACTTCCGGGTGCTCAGACCAGCCTTTGAAGTTATTCCGCAGGCTAAATTGTGCGCCGTTGCTGCCGTCTTTATCATACAATCTTGATTCTGCATAATCCTCACAGCGGGACTTCGCGCGCGTAACCGTGTCAAAGAACTGCGGCTTTGCCTGATAGTTTAACAGTGCCTGCCTGCTGGTGAACCCTAGAGCCAAAGCAAGCCCTGTAACAGTAGGCGGTCTGCGGTCAAGCATAATTGGATATCCGAATTTGTTTAAAACAGGTTCACCTTTCGCGTCTAAGAGTGGCGTACCTTTGCACTCCTCGAAATAAGTGTTGATAACCTTTTGCATTTGCTCCACAGTTTTATATCTCGGAGGGCATCCGACTTTTTTACTCATTTCTTTTCACCACCCGGCGGTTTATTTGGCCAGTACGGGCATTTTCCCGGATACTGGCATACTGGAGTTGCATTATTTTTGTCTCTGTAAATGCAGTCCCCATTCTTTGGACAGTAAGGCATCGTAACCACCTCAAAAATCGTATAAAAATAGCAGCCCAGTTAAAGGCTGCTGAATCATCAAAGACAGGACTTATTGACAATGCCTGCCCGGTTAAGTAACACCTGCCGACTCGTATCGCATAGGTAAATCAGTCAGGTAATGGTGAGCTACCCCGGTCACGACCCGGTGGGCACGTCCTATTGGACTGCCGTAACTCATACAGAAACATCGGAAATTAATCCGATGTTGGCCCCTGAAAGAACGCTTACGCGGTTCAGGCGGCTCTTTTTTTGCACGCTTCGGGTGACTATTCCTCCCGCGCTCGAATGTTCCTTTTTGGTAAGGCGGAATGCTTTTCACATTGAATCCTAACCGCCACTGAATTAGCCAGTATCAAAAAAGTAAATATTAAAAATGGACTTGCAGCACCGTAATCGGTGAGTTGGTTATGCTGCTACCTGTTTCCCGACGGCCATTTTTTTCGCCGGAGCTATTGATTTCTTGTAAATTCACAGCTAAGACGCTCTTTTCATACCGTTTGCGAAGTCGTTAGAAAGAGTAAAGCAACTGTCTTCGTAGTGCACAGTGCAGGACTCGAACCTGCTTCTCCAAAAAGGCGAGTTACCCTTGCTACTCGAACTGTGCATATAAAGCTGCTCTGTCTCACGACGGTGCAGCAGTAAAAAAATGGAAGGAGACAAAAAATGAATCAAAAAATGAGTCCTTGTAATCTTGATTAATTAGAGATAAAATAATAAATTGGGTGAGTTTACTCTCTTAATTATTTGCTCTCTATTTTAATATTATAGTAACATACGTAACAGTCAAGCCTTTTTCAAAAAATTATATAAATATTGCTTTTCGGCTGTGAATGACCGGCCTGTACGTTTCGCAATCTGCCACCATGTCATGTTCCTGCGGTAATGCATATCCAACAAATTCTTTGCCCGCACGTCTGTAACGCTGTCTATGTACGCATCTAAGACACTTAATTTTTCGCTCAGTAGTTTTACTTCCTGCTGCGTTTTATCGTCACAGGCGACCCCACGGAGCATAATAGAGTGGGGAAAACCGGAAGAGTAGTCTTTCGCTGTGTCTCCAACAATTTCAGTTTGCAATGTGTGTAGACGAACGGACAAATCATGGTAGCACGATAATTCATTGCGAGTCATGATTGTACCTCCATCCTCGCCCATAGCCGGTTAAGCTTGTACTCCTCTATGTCACTTGTGCCGCCGTACAGTATGCGCAATTGCTCCAACATAATCTGTACGTCTCCTGCCTCTTCTCGGATTTCGTCCAGTGTTGCAAACCCGATACGATACTTCAGCAGTGCCTTTGTCAGCTCTGACATTTCCTCAACGGCTTTATCTACTTGCGAATTTTCACCGTATGTACGGATTGCTCGGCCCTCAATTTCTTTTCTGCGGTCATCCGTCATTTCCTCCAACCTCCTTGTAAATAAGCTATTTGACATATTTTTTGTTCTGCCCGTGCCTGATCGGCACAGATTTCGTGTCGCCAATAGCGGCGCAACGTCCAACGAATTCCAAGCACATATAATTCTTCGTCAATGCACAATTCGTCACAGGCAGGATAAGGATTTTTCAGAGTTGCAAGCTGGTTCAATTGCTTTGCTCTGACATTGGGACCGTATGGAGGTGGAGGGGCAGGCTTAGATACTCGTTTAGGCACTTAATCGCCTCCTGATACCCGTAGCAGATGCAGGCGCAATAACCGTGTTCTGACAACTTGTCAATCCACCATAGTTGTTCCCTTGACGGCTTGCCTTTTGCTGTCTTTAGCTCTATGTACAGCCCTGCAAAATTGCCGCGAGGGCAGGGAAGCGACAAATCAGGGACACCTTTTTTTACACCGGACGCCTTGTCAATCGCAATTTGCTTTGCGTCTGCATAGGTAGTTTCGTTTTTGATATGATGTAGTAATGCCAATTCAGGGAACCGGCTGCGAATAGCCGGTTGCTCACTCCAAAGAAAGATTGCGTGCTGAATGGAAGATTCCTGCATGGGATTGAGTTTGAAAACACGGTTCATCCTGCTAACCTCCTGTTTAAAATCTGACTTGCTTCTAACTTTGTTAATTCTGTGCAGTCAAAGCCCTTGCACATTCTGCTGACTAATCTCATTTGTTTTTCACTGGCAGGCTGTGCACCCCAACGCTTTGCTGCTGACACATCCCAAATGTACTTTTCTTTTGCGTAGTCACGGCACAGCATTTTGTAAGCGTTATCAAGTGCGTACTGCATTGTAACAATTCGCCCTCCAAAATTGCATCTGCCCAATTTGTCAGCTGGGGGAATTGTCAGCCGTTTGTGCGGCAGGGAAAGCGTCATTCTGCCATCCGGCTGCTTGAACCAGTTGACTCCATGTGTGTTGTATGACTGTGTCTTTGCCCATAAGTCAACGATTTCAACATTCCTTATCCAGCTTTCAGGACAATCACTTAATGTGGTTGCCTTGTCTGGCAGGTCAAACAATAGTCCTTCTAGCTCCTGCTGCTTCTTTTCTGGCACGGGCGATAAATCTATTCCCAATAAAGACGGAGCCGTACAGAGGCTTCTGGAGCCTGTTGCACCTACACAGTCAATCAGGTTTAGCTTGTCTTTACCCGGAGCCAGCCGCAACCCGCGTCCGACCATCTGCGTATATAGGCTGTCCGATTGTGTTGGCCTGGCAATAATAACCGTCTCGACTCGCGGAATGTCTGTGCCCTCGGTAAAAACCATGCAGTTAACAAGGCAGGGGATAGAACCATTTGCAAGCCCGTCAATTAATGCCTGCCGCTCTTTTGGAGGCGTTTTGCCAGACACTACAGCAGCACCTGAAATGCGTTTTGCAATTTCTTCGGACTGCTTGACAGATACTGCAAAAACAAGTGTTGCACCTATTGCCATATCTTTGTACGCCTGTGCTATAGCATCCGCAGTTCCGTCCATTGCTTCTTCCAGTTCTCCCGGCGCATAATCTCCGCCAGAAGTTTTGACGTGGCTCAGGTCATAGCCGATGTTGACACGCCGACAGTAGATGTCTGACAAGTACCCGTTTTGAATTCCCCATTTTAGATCCCGCTCAAACACAATATCTTGAAATACATCATCCAGCCGGACGGAGTCGGAGCGGTTAGGCGTTGCTGTGAAACCTATCAATTGCCTGGGTTGAAAGTAATTGAAAATATCGTGATATGTTTTTGCCCCGGAATGATGTGCTTCGTCGCAAATAATCCGGTCAAATTCATCCGGTGCAAAGTTGTTCATTCGGTGCGTCATTGTCTGTACGCTTGCTGATACAACCGGTTCGCCGTGACTGTGCTGTGTGCCTAACTCAATCCCATAATCACAGTCAAAATATTTACGTGGTTGCGTTACTAATTCGCGCCGGTGCGAAAGGATAAGCGTGCGTCCAGTTCGCGGCAGGTTCGCAAACGTAACAGTCTTGCCTAGCCCGGTCGCCATAACTGCCAGCCATGCACCGGGGCCGGCATGAATAATTGAGTCAATGCATTCCTGCTGATATTCACGCAAATGTATATTCATGCAAAATATATGCCTCCTTTATGTGTTGCCACTGTTTCCACCATGTTTCCACTGTGTGGCAACCGCTGTAACCCGCATTCCTATGCAATTCTTAACATGATGTTGCCACTGTTGCCACTAAATCCCCCCAAAGTCCCAGAGGAAAAATTATTTTTTGAAATATATTGAAAAAATATTTCTTATAAATAACGCGTGTGTATTGCGGAAAAGGTGGCAACAGTGGCAACAATGGCAACAATTTTTCTTAAAAAGAATTTTAGTTATTAAAAGGCAAATCTTCTTTACAAATATCCTCGTCAAAGCTGTCCATAATTACCGCTATGCAGCGTACATTTGTAATTCCATTCACACGTTTCATGATTGTATACCGCTTAGTTGACTCTCCGCCTTGCAACTTCATCTTGCCATTTTTACGCATCCATGCCTTGATTGGCTTCGGGTCGTACCCTGCATCTTTGCATACATTATCAAAAATTGTTGCAATAATATACGCTGTGTCCTGCTCAATTACGCCGTAAACGTCGCCGAAATCGCCGTCAGCATGGGTGCGCATTTTGTTTGCATTCTGTGCCACCCAGTCGCAAATGTATGCATATCCGCGCTTGCCAACGTTAACTTCGTCTTTCGTAACAAGGAAATGTCCGATTTCTTTGACGGTCAAATTTTGCCCATCCTGAAAAATCCAATCAGTAGCCAGCTTGTCCGCTGTTAAGATGCAAGCAGCAGCCATAGCCTGCTTTTCGGTAGATTCTGATTCACATAACTGCTTGAAAAATCCGTCGTACACATCCTGCGCATGTTCTTCCTGATTGCACCCGTACAAATGGTTTACAAACTCTTTTCCAGCAAATCCATAGTTTTTGTATAGCAGATTGCACAGTGTATGGCCGTCTGTGACGATAGGACTATCAGGGGATAACTCTATGCTGATAACGCGGTTTATCGCGCCTGCGCCGCTGCTAGACGTTGTCAGCGGGGTTTCACCGGTTGTTATCATGCAGTTCGCCCATGTGGGAGTAATGTCAATGCCGCCGGATTTGTTTCCCCTGGTGCGTCCTTGCCCTTCTGAAAGCAAATACACAATGTCAAATTTGTTGCGTCCATGGGAATCTTTTAAAAGCTGCAACTCGTCAATCATGTAAGGGCAGTGGTTAAAAAAGGCTGCTGACCGTTCAAGTCCGACCTGCGTCGCATTAAATGTTTGTATGTATGCACCACCCTGCCAGTGCGGGTCACCCCATACGGAAGCGGCGCACATCAAAGCAACTGTTTTGCCGCTGCCTGACTCCCCAGACCAGATATGCACAAAGAATGGGTTAATGTTAAGAGGGGAAACAAGAGCACTTGCGAATGCAGCAGCAATCGTTATGCGCAATTCTATGGTCGTGCCTCGCAGCCCTTGCATGAGCTGAACCCATTTATCACGGTCTCCATGTTCATGCATTGCTGCATATGCCTTTCCGCATTTCTCGTCACCGTCAAATGTAATTTCCGGTACATAAGGCGAAAAGCCTATGTCTTTTATCATGCCCAATCGGCTGACTGACTGCACTTCTGGTATTAAATCCAGATTCAAATTTTCAAGATTGAACAGGTAATCAACCAAGTTTTTAGCTGTTTCGGAAGTAACTGAAATCCCACAGCCTGCCAACTCCACAATTTTCCGGCTGTTCGATGTGACAAGTTTTGGAACTACAACGTGCCGCCAACGCCGATCTCCTTTTGTATACGATAACTCCAGCTTTTCTTCACCTGTGTCAATGTTTACAACTCGCTTTGTAATCGTAATAGGGCAGGCGGCCGCAACTTCTGATTCACCATAACGTGCGTCTTTGTAAATTCCACTATCGTCTGCTTTCCATGTGCCAGACCGTAGCTCAATAGGCTGGTTTGAGAAATTTGTTTTTTCACACATATCAATGATTTTTGAGCCGCTTTTTGGTTCGGATTCAGAAACAAACGACTTCCAAAGCTGCGAAAAATGTTTTACGCCAACACTGCTAGCGTTTTTTTCAAGTTTGTTATATGCCTGCTGTCGCTCAAAATTACTGTCAATATTAAGTACTTCTTCATACGGTACCGGAGTGTCAAAATCTTCCAACTTGTAGTTGTATTCCAAATGATTATTTCACCGCTTTCCGAGCCTGTACCAACCCGCCCACCCGGCTCTAAAAATAATTATTCTATGCTTCCAAATCCGCCAGCAAAAAGCAGCTTTAAAATATTGCTTTCTGGTTTGACGATACGGCTTGTTATTTCGTTCTTACCTAGCTTGACTTCAAAGGTGCGGTGTACTGTGTGTATGAACACTTTGAATCCTTGTTCAAAAAGCTTTGTAGACAAGAGCACAAGCTGAGTAGTATGCACAACCTCGTCGTTCCATATTGCCATTCTTGAACTGTAAAAGTCGTGGTATACTTTTGTATAGGGTTCACAATTGCTGCCAAAGTAGAAATGGATCTCTTTCATTCTTATGTCCTCCTTAAAACGGTAAATCGTCCTCGTCAGGAAGCGTCTGAAAATCTCCCTGCTGCTGCGTCTGTGGCTTGTCATTAACTGCCAGAGGCTTGTCCTTCGGCGTATCCAGCTTTTCAATGCCATTGACCGGCACAAACCTATAAGGCTGTGTTTTCCATCCGGAACGGCCATTGTATGCCCATTCTGTATTGCGGAACCGTACACCGATTCTTTTACCTTTTAATGTTGCTTCGTCCCAGTTCCATTTATAGCCCGGATTGCTGGCTTCGATAGCTTCAATAATTCCTTTAAAAATCGCGGCCGTTTTGCGTGCTTGGTCGGAATCCTCGTTAGTGGGGCAGTAGGGGCGCAGACAGCCTTTCCATTTCTGGTCTCCCCATTGCGCTTGGTTGCGGTAATCATTGGCATAAAAACCCTTAAATTCTCCCTCATCAATGTCAACACTGATTTCCAGCTTGTCAAATTTCCCGTTTTTCCCGTCATATGTAACTATTTTTGCACCCTTAATCTTGCAAATGTAGTTGCCTGCCGGGAGCGTCTGTGCTTCTCCGGATGCTGCCTGTATTTTGTCCCAATCGTTATATTTCTGCATTATTAGTACCTCCAAAATTGTAGTATTCGCGGATTACTGCATCCACGGCTTTCAAATCATTGTCTATCAGGTCTGGTTCAAACATGCCCAGCGGCGACTTTGTAATGTCACCCTCGCCGCTGCTGTGTGTGCGAAAATAATACTTGCCCGATTCAACATAGGTGTGAAGCGTGATTGTAACTTTGCCCTCAACACACAGCTTTTCATGTACCAGTTTGCCAACCGTGCGGGGCGTTTCATGTCCGGACTCGTCGCGCTCAACGTGGCTCATAAGGTACAAAATACAATCATCTGGTAGTTGTGGGGCGATTTCAAATAGTCCACTGTAATCAGATGCCATATCGGTAAATTTTCCGTACCCAGTTTCAGAAGAGCGGCGCATAAACTGGTCTGTCATAAGATACTGAATATCGTCTAGCACGATTGCTTTGTTGCCATGTTTGACAGCCCCAAAGATAGCTTTTTGTACTGCCGCATAATCGTTCGTGTTGTATGGCTTTAGCTTTGTGCGAAATGGCAATGGCTTTTTTGCAACGTTGATAATGGCAATTTCTCCCGGCTGAAAGTTTCGCAGGGAAGTGGTCTTTCCGCTGCCTGACTCTCCGAGAATTAAAACGGATATGCCCATTATTTACACCTCCTCAAATTTTAGCGGACACCATTCCTGCCGTGCTCCGATATCTGCTATCCAATCACCAGTCAGGCGACAGCTATACCGTTTGAATGGTTCTTCAAACCGCAAGAATAGGGGACACCAGCGGCAACAAACATCACCGTTTGGGAAATACACTGGCACAATTGCAGTGCCGGTTTCGTAGTGCGTGACTGTCTTAGGCATTTGCATAGTAGCACCTCACAGTTTGCGAAAAATCTGTTTGTCTCGCCCGCAAAAAGTCCTGTACAACATCGGAATATGCGCCAGACGAAACATATTTAATGAAGTCATGCAACGTCTCATAGTCTCCTGCTATGTATTCCTCTGCGTACTTTTCATAGTTGTTTATGCAGTAATCAGCAAAGCAATCGTTGCATACTGTGTCATCGCCAATGGTTATAACTTCTCCAGCATCAATGCCACAATGGCACATGCAACATTCAACATCATGTGGGTATTCCGGAGGAAGCATTTTGTCATATGCTCGTTGCGCAGCAGGATAGTTATCAAACATCTTTCTGTTCCCTCCATTTCAGATATGCGGCAATATCAAGCGGGTGTTTGAGC containing:
- a CDS encoding terminase small subunit; the protein is MSKKVGCPPRYKTVEQMQKVINTYFEECKGTPLLDAKGEPVLNKFGYPIMLDRRPPTVTGLALALGFTSRQALLNYQAKPQFFDTVTRAKSRCEDYAESRLYDKDGSNGAQFSLRNNFKGWSEHPEVQQSTVTVEDDPLTKSLKEELEKK
- a CDS encoding VRR-NUC domain-containing protein, whose protein sequence is MNRVFKLNPMQESSIQHAIFLWSEQPAIRSRFPELALLHHIKNETTYADAKQIAIDKASGVKKGVPDLSLPCPRGNFAGLYIELKTAKGKPSREQLWWIDKLSEHGYCACICYGYQEAIKCLNEYLSLPLHLHTVPMSEQSN
- a CDS encoding DEAD/DEAH box helicase — protein: MNIHLREYQQECIDSIIHAGPGAWLAVMATGLGKTVTFANLPRTGRTLILSHRRELVTQPRKYFDCDYGIELGTQHSHGEPVVSASVQTMTHRMNNFAPDEFDRIICDEAHHSGAKTYHDIFNYFQPRQLIGFTATPNRSDSVRLDDVFQDIVFERDLKWGIQNGYLSDIYCRRVNIGYDLSHVKTSGGDYAPGELEEAMDGTADAIAQAYKDMAIGATLVFAVSVKQSEEIAKRISGAAVVSGKTPPKERQALIDGLANGSIPCLVNCMVFTEGTDIPRVETVIIARPTQSDSLYTQMVGRGLRLAPGKDKLNLIDCVGATGSRSLCTAPSLLGIDLSPVPEKKQQELEGLLFDLPDKATTLSDCPESWIRNVEIVDLWAKTQSYNTHGVNWFKQPDGRMTLSLPHKRLTIPPADKLGRCNFGGRIVTMQYALDNAYKMLCRDYAKEKYIWDVSAAKRWGAQPASEKQMRLVSRMCKGFDCTELTKLEASQILNRRLAG
- a CDS encoding DUF927 domain-containing protein, with the protein product MEYNYKLEDFDTPVPYEEVLNIDSNFERQQAYNKLEKNASSVGVKHFSQLWKSFVSESEPKSGSKIIDMCEKTNFSNQPIELRSGTWKADDSGIYKDARYGESEVAAACPITITKRVVNIDTGEEKLELSYTKGDRRWRHVVVPKLVTSNSRKIVELAGCGISVTSETAKNLVDYLFNLENLNLDLIPEVQSVSRLGMIKDIGFSPYVPEITFDGDEKCGKAYAAMHEHGDRDKWVQLMQGLRGTTIELRITIAAAFASALVSPLNINPFFVHIWSGESGSGKTVALMCAASVWGDPHWQGGAYIQTFNATQVGLERSAAFFNHCPYMIDELQLLKDSHGRNKFDIVYLLSEGQGRTRGNKSGGIDITPTWANCMITTGETPLTTSSSGAGAINRVISIELSPDSPIVTDGHTLCNLLYKNYGFAGKEFVNHLYGCNQEEHAQDVYDGFFKQLCESESTEKQAMAAACILTADKLATDWIFQDGQNLTVKEIGHFLVTKDEVNVGKRGYAYICDWVAQNANKMRTHADGDFGDVYGVIEQDTAYIIATIFDNVCKDAGYDPKPIKAWMRKNGKMKLQGGESTKRYTIMKRVNGITNVRCIAVIMDSFDEDICKEDLPFNN